One Scomber japonicus isolate fScoJap1 chromosome 1, fScoJap1.pri, whole genome shotgun sequence DNA window includes the following coding sequences:
- the LOC128362818 gene encoding high choriolytic enzyme 1-like has product MSQFQLLTQQRRTEFGNVNKRNINESQDVSNVIAKANADITSGLVHDDIVPTTKRNADPCTARGCKWRKFGRYVRVPIVISSQYSSAERNIIIRGLLTFHKSTCVRFYWRRWWHRSYLYFFSGTGCWSYLGRQGGGQRVSLRRNGCLYQDTVQHEVLHALGFHHEQVRSDRDRYVNILTQNIQSGRESNFAKVQTNNLGTPYDFNSVMHYSKYAFSKNGQPTIVAKSNPNLNFGQASTMSANDIARVNRLYGCR; this is encoded by the exons ATGTCTCAATTTCAGCTCTTGACACAACAGAGACGAACTGAGTTTGGCAATGTgaacaaaagaaacattaatgAGTCACA AGACGTCTCTAACGTCATTGCAAAAGCAAATGCTGACATAA CATCAGGACTGGTTCACGATGACATCGTCCCAACAACGAAGAGGAACGCCGACCCCTGCACTGCTAGAGGCTGCAAATGGCGTAAATTTGGACGCTATGTGAGAGTGCCTATCGTCATCTCCTCCCAATACT ccAGTGCCGAGCgtaacatcatcatcagaggCCTGCTGACCTTCCACAAGTCCACTTGCGTTCGCTTCTACTGGAGGCGCTGGTGGCATCGCAGTTACCTCTACTTCTTCTCTGGAACTGG aTGCTGGTCTTACCTGGGTCGTCAGGGAGGAGGACAGCGTGTGTCCCTGAGGAGAAACGGCTGTCTGTACCAGGACACAGTGCAGCACGAGGTTCTCCACGCTCTCGGCTTCCACCACGAACAAGTCCGCTCCGACAGAGACAGATACGTCAACATCCTCACCCAGAACATCCAGTCAG gaAGGGAAAGCAACTTCGCAAAGGTGCAGACCAACAACCTGGGAACTCCCTATGACTTCAACTCCGTCATGCATTACAGCAA GTACGCCTTCTCCAAGAACGGGCAACCCACCATCGTTGCCAAGAGCAACCCGAACCTTAACTTCGGACAAGCCAGTACCATGAGTGCCAATGACATTGCCCGTGTCAACAGGCTGTACGGATGCAGATAA